Within Labilithrix sp., the genomic segment GAGCATGACGAGCTGCTGGAGCGGCGCCTGGAAGGTGGCGAGGAGCTGAGCGCGGAGCTCGTCCTTGCCGGGCATGTTCGCGAGCTGGCTCTCGACCGCCTTGCCGTCGAGCACCGAGCCCTCGATGAGGCCCGCCTTCACCTTGAGCTTCTCGCCCGCCTCGCCCTCGTCCTTCTTGAAGGCCTTGACGACCTTGGCGGCCGCCGACGGATCCTCGTAGCTCCACGCGATGCCGGTCATGCCGACGAGCACGTCGTCGAGCTTGCCGCTGTAGGACGAGTCCTTCAGCGCCTGCTTGAGGAGCGTGTTCTTGACGACCTTGTACTCGACGCCCGACTTGCGGAAGGCGGCGCGCAGCTTGGTCACCTGCTCGACGTTCATGCCCTTGTAGTCGACGAGGACGACCGAGGTCGCCTTGTCGAACTTGCCTTTGACGTCGCCGATGAGGGCGTTCTTCCCGTCGCGGGTCGAAGATGCAGCGGCCATGATCAGGCCTCCTCGGTGCCGCCGACGAACTGCGCCGGGTCGATCTTGACGCCGGGGCCCATCGTCGAGCTGATCGTGATGCTACGGACGTACGTGCCCTTCGCGGTGGAGGGCTTCGCACGGACGAGCGCCTGGATGAGCGCCTTCGCGTTGTCCGCGAGCGCGTTGTCGGCGAAGGAGACCTTGCCGATGCGGGCGTGGACGATGCCAGCCTTCTCGACGCGGTACTCGATCTTGCCGCCCTTCGCTTCGCGCACGGCGTTGCCGATGTCGAAGGTGACCGTGCCGACCTTCGGGTTCGGCATCAGGCCGCGAGGACCGAGGACGCGACCGAGCTTACCGACGGCGCCCATCATGTCGGGCGTCGCGATCACGCGATCGAAATCCATGAATCCTTCGCTCACCTTCGCGACCATGTCGTCGCTGCCGGCGAAGTCGGCGCCGGCCTCACGGGCCTCGCGCTCCTTCTCGCCCTTGGCGAAGACGAGCACACGCACCGTCTGACCGGTGCCGTGCGGGAGGACCAGCGCGCCGCGGACCATCTGGTCCGCGTGCTTGGGGTTGACGCCCAAGCGGACGGCGAGGTCCACCGTCTCGTCGAATTTGGCGAATTTCGCTTTCTTTACGAGAGCGCACGCCTCTTCGACCGTGTATTTGCGCGTGCGATCGACTTCCTTGTCGACCTTCGCGCGGTTCTTGGACAACTTCGGCAAACGTGCCTCCTTTTTCGACCCTTTGACTCGGGCCTCCCACCGGGTCCACGCGTCGGCGCGGGCGGTGGTTCGAGAGGTTCTCAACGAAGACGCGAGGACCATTCCTCGCGGCTGGAGCTTTCAGGCCTTCAGGCGACGACGTCGATCCCCATCGAGCGCGCGGTGCCACGGACGATGCGCACGGCGGCTTCGATGTCCGTGCAGTTCATGTCCTGGATCTTCTGCGCCGCGAGCTCGCGGACCTGCTTCTCGGTGACCTGACCGACCTTCGTCTTGTTCGGCTCCTTCGAGCCCGCGCCCGGCTTCTTGCCGGTCGGGAGGCCGGCGGCCTTCTTGAGGAGCACGCTGACGGGCGGCGTCTTGAGGATGAAGGAGAAGCTGCGGTCCGAGTAGACCGTGATCACCACGGGGATGATCATGTCGCCGCCCTGGGTCTTGGCGTTGAACTCCTTGCAGAAGCCCATGATGTTGACGCCGTGCTGACCGAGCGCGGGGCCGACCGGGGGGGCAGGGTTCGCCTTGCCCGCGGGGAGCTGCAGCTTGATGTAACCGGTGATCTTCTTTGCCATGACTCTCTTGCTCCTACGGGGATCGACCAGGGCTCGGAGAGCCGGCGGGCCGTAGTGATGTCGCTTTGAAGCTGGGGGGCGGCTTATTAGGACAGAACTACTCGCCACGCAAGGTCAGCAGCGCGATCTCGGGCGGAACCCCGAACCTTACCGGGTAGATGCTGGTCCCGACCCCCGTGGTCACGAAGAGATGGCGGCCCTCCTCGACCACGTGGCCGCCGGCGTAGCGCTGCCCGTAGTCGGACGGGATGACCGGGTGGCCGAGGAACGGGACCCAGACCTGACCGCCGTGGGTGTGGCCGGCGAGCGTGATCGAGGGCCGCGCGCCGACGTCGAAGCGGAAGATGTCGGGCTCGTGGACGAGCGCGATGACGGGGCCCGCGGGCGCGCGCGCGAAGGTCGCGTCCGGCTCGGGGCTCCGCGTCATCGTGTCGGCGAGGCCGGCGACGGTGACCGGCCGGCCTTCGTGGACGAACGTGCGGACCTCGTTCTCGAGGACGACGATACCCTCCGCCTCGAACGCGCGGCGGACGCGCGCCCCGTCGTTCCACCAGTCGTGGTTGCCGAGGACCGCGATCGTCCCGTGGCGCGAGCGGAGGCCGGCGAGGCCCTGCGCGATCGCCTCCGGCGGCGTCTTCGTCCCGAGCTTCACGCCGTCGATCATGTAGTCGCCGGCGAGCAGGACGACGTCCGGCTGCGTCGCGTTCACCGCCTCGACGAGCACGGGGAGCCGATCGGCGCCCCAGTGCGGCGAGCCGACGTGAAGATCGGAGACGAGCGCGACGCGGAGCGGCGCTTGCTCGCGCGGCCAGCCGGGGAGCGCGAGATCGTGCGCGTGCACGACGAGCCGCCGCGGCTCGACGAGGAAGGCCCAGATCGCGGCGAAGGACCCGAGCACGAAGACGCCGGCGACGACGCGCTTCGTCCACGTCTTGGCGCGCGGGGACATCAGAGCTTCTCGCGGCCGAGGAGCTCGAGCGTGCGGTCCGCGACCTGACACAAGAGCTGGTTGCACGGCTCGCACCCGCCGCCGCAACAGCGCGGATAGCCCTCGCGACCGGTGCGCAGGAGCGGCCGCACACAGTCGCGATACCACTCCTGCAAGCCGAGCTCGTCGCTCGCTTGCTTCAGCGCGGCGTCTATCTGTTCTCGCGCTGGTTCCAGACTTACGCGCGCTTCTCGACCTGGGAGAAGTCGAGCTCGACCGGCGTGGCGCGGCCGAAGATCGAGACCTTCACCTTGAGCTTCTGCTTGTCGGGCTTCACTTCCTCGACCGTGCCGGAGAAGTTCGCGAACGCGCCGTCGATGACGCGGATCTCGTCGCCCACGTCGAAGTTCACGCGCGGCTTCGGCTTCACCGCGCCCTCGACCGTGCGGCGGCGCTGGTCCTCGATCTCCTGCGGACGCACCTCTTGCGGGCGCTGGTTGCCGATGAAGCCGGTGACCTTCGGCGTGTCCTTCACGAGGTGCCAGGCCTCCTCGCTCATGTCCATCTCGACGAAGATGTAGCCGGGGAGGCTCGTCTTCTGACGGATGCGCTGCTTACCGTTCGCGCGCGTCTCCTGGACCGTCTCGGTCGGGATGAGCACCTCGCCGAAGAAGGCCTCCTTGTTGTGCTCCTTGATGCGCTGGAGCAGGGCCTCTTTGACCTTGTTCTCGTACCCCGAGTAGGTCTGGATGACGTACCACTTCTTGGCCATGGCTATTTCTCGGATCTAAAACGTGTAGATCTTGTCGGTGACGAAGCTCCAGAACCGATCCATGAGCGCGAAGAACACGGTCGCGAACAGGGTGGTCAGGACGACGACGGTCGTCGAGTTCGTCACTTCTTTGCGGCTAGGCCAGGTGACCTTCGAGAGCTCTTCCGCCACCTCGTCCGCGTACTTCCGCGCGTCCGGCTTGCGCCAGTAGTAGACGGCGACGAGGACGCCCAGCAGGCCGGCGGCTGGGAACAAGTACTCGTCTTGCGGCTCCCCGAGCTCGGTCTTCCACTGGCCGAGGCGGTACCAGGCCGCGTGGCCGATCTTCGCGAACAAGAACGACGCGAGGAGGGCCGCGGCCATGTAGGCGCCGTAGACGTAGCGCTGGTAGCCGAGCTGGATCGGAGCATCGTCGTCCGTCACCGGACGCTCCTCCTCCTTCTCCTCCTTGGACTCGGTGGCCCGCGCGAGAGCCTTCTCGTCCGCCTGTTCCTCGGCGGCCTCTTCGCTCTCTTCTCCCTCGGAATCCGAGGCTTTTTCGAGATCTTCTTCCGTCGCCATCGTTGTACCGGGCCTACCCCGACCCTCCGGGGGAGGGTCTCTCTAGCATCGCCCGCCGTGACGCCGCAATCGGTACGTGCAGGGAGCTCGGATGAAGTGTGTGGACGGCTCGCGTCGCCCGTTTGTGCTCGCCCCAACCTTCTGTCCTCGCGCTCTCTTCCCGTACGATTCCCTCGTGCTGCGCTTCATCCCCCTCTGGCTCGTCCTCTTCGTCACCGTCTTCGGCCTCGGCTGCAGCGAGCAACGCGAGACACCGCCCACCGGCATCGCGCGCAGCGCGGGCACGAAAGCGCCTCCGTATTCGCTCACCGACTCGAAGAACCCGACCGAAGAGGGCGAGCCCTTCCAGCTCATCGCCGAGACCATGCAGGAGCCGCTCAAGGGGATCGCGTTCGCCTACGCGTGCGACACCGGCGTGACCGACTACACGAAGTGCAAAGGTCAGTTCGAGGGCATGAGGCCGCAGGGTTGGACGCAGGTGGCCAAGTCCCGGTGGCGCTCGACGTGGAACGTCAACGAGGCGCTCAAGGAGGGCGAGTACGTCATCGTCGCGTTCTCCGACGACTTCGGTCCCTCGACCCCGCTCCCGCACAAGGTGTTGCCGCGCGGCGGTGGCGGCCAGCCGTGCTGCGAAGACGTGAAGAGCTTCGCCATCATGGACAGCCCGTCGTCGCCGTCGTTCTTCGGCACGCCGGTGACGATCGACGCCGTCTTCGAGGCGAAGCCCGGCGCGACGAGCTTCACGTCGTCGTACATCGAGTTCTACCGCAACGGCAACCTCGAGCGGACCGAGACGCCGCGCGAGAAGGCCTTCGGCAGCGGCATCTACGTCGCGTCGACCACGTTCGCGCTCCTCCCGGTCGGCCAGCACGACGTGAAGGCGCGCCTCGTGATCACGCTCGACGGCAGCACGTTCGACGCGAGCCTGCCGAAGCCGCACGACGTCGAGAAGCTCGAGACGTCGACGACCGTGACAGGCCCGGCCACGTCGACGGTCGGGCAGCTCGTCACGTTCACCGCGTCGTTCACCGCCGTCCCGATCGGCGGCAAGATCGACTTCTACGACGGCGTCGCCGCGCCGTCGCCGTTCGACTCCGCCACCGTCAGCCCGAACCACACGACCGCGACCGGATCGACGAACAAGCTCCCGGCCGGCGAGCGCAGCATCGTCGCGCGCTACACGCCGAACCAGCCGGAGAACGTGAAGGGCAGCCAAGGCTCGATGGCGCATACGGTGGACAAGGCCAACTCGCAGCTCACCCTCTCCTCGGGCACGAACCCGTCCATCGTCGGGCAGAGCGTCGACTTCACCGCCGCGGTGACGTGCGCGGCGGGCGCGCCGACCGGCTCGATCAGCTTCAACTTCGGCGACGGCTCGATCGTCGAGGCACCCATCACGGGCGGCAGCGCGGTGGCGCCTCACGTCTTCGCG encodes:
- a CDS encoding metallophosphoesterase, translated to MSPRAKTWTKRVVAGVFVLGSFAAIWAFLVEPRRLVVHAHDLALPGWPREQAPLRVALVSDLHVGSPHWGADRLPVLVEAVNATQPDVVLLAGDYMIDGVKLGTKTPPEAIAQGLAGLRSRHGTIAVLGNHDWWNDGARVRRAFEAEGIVVLENEVRTFVHEGRPVTVAGLADTMTRSPEPDATFARAPAGPVIALVHEPDIFRFDVGARPSITLAGHTHGGQVWVPFLGHPVIPSDYGQRYAGGHVVEEGRHLFVTTGVGTSIYPVRFGVPPEIALLTLRGE
- the secE gene encoding preprotein translocase subunit SecE, with product MATEEDLEKASDSEGEESEEAAEEQADEKALARATESKEEKEEERPVTDDDAPIQLGYQRYVYGAYMAAALLASFLFAKIGHAAWYRLGQWKTELGEPQDEYLFPAAGLLGVLVAVYYWRKPDARKYADEVAEELSKVTWPSRKEVTNSTTVVVLTTLFATVFFALMDRFWSFVTDKIYTF
- the rplJ gene encoding 50S ribosomal protein L10, translated to MAAASSTRDGKNALIGDVKGKFDKATSVVLVDYKGMNVEQVTKLRAAFRKSGVEYKVVKNTLLKQALKDSSYSGKLDDVLVGMTGIAWSYEDPSAAAKVVKAFKKDEGEAGEKLKVKAGLIEGSVLDGKAVESQLANMPGKDELRAQLLATFQAPLQQLVMLLNAPAQNFVYLLAAKEREATGG
- the nusG gene encoding transcription termination/antitermination protein NusG — its product is MAKKWYVIQTYSGYENKVKEALLQRIKEHNKEAFFGEVLIPTETVQETRANGKQRIRQKTSLPGYIFVEMDMSEEAWHLVKDTPKVTGFIGNQRPQEVRPQEIEDQRRRTVEGAVKPKPRVNFDVGDEIRVIDGAFANFSGTVEEVKPDKQKLKVKVSIFGRATPVELDFSQVEKRA
- the rplA gene encoding 50S ribosomal protein L1, translating into MVLASSLRTSRTTARADAWTRWEARVKGSKKEARLPKLSKNRAKVDKEVDRTRKYTVEEACALVKKAKFAKFDETVDLAVRLGVNPKHADQMVRGALVLPHGTGQTVRVLVFAKGEKEREAREAGADFAGSDDMVAKVSEGFMDFDRVIATPDMMGAVGKLGRVLGPRGLMPNPKVGTVTFDIGNAVREAKGGKIEYRVEKAGIVHARIGKVSFADNALADNAKALIQALVRAKPSTAKGTYVRSITISSTMGPGVKIDPAQFVGGTEEA
- the rplK gene encoding 50S ribosomal protein L11, translated to MAKKITGYIKLQLPAGKANPAPPVGPALGQHGVNIMGFCKEFNAKTQGGDMIIPVVITVYSDRSFSFILKTPPVSVLLKKAAGLPTGKKPGAGSKEPNKTKVGQVTEKQVRELAAQKIQDMNCTDIEAAVRIVRGTARSMGIDVVA